The following coding sequences lie in one Stigmatopora nigra isolate UIUO_SnigA chromosome 4, RoL_Snig_1.1, whole genome shotgun sequence genomic window:
- the LOC144195705 gene encoding 4-hydroxyphenylpyruvate dioxygenase-like: MAHLDDCLQTDETSIYNPENVTTYNDKGEKHEQGQFLCFDHLTFWVGNAKQAASFYCNKLGFEPYAYQGLETGHRDVVSHAVKQKKIIYVFSSALNPGNKEMGDHLVKHGDGVRDIAFSVENCDALVQKAKERGATIVKEPYTLEDKHGKVRLAVLQTYGDTTHTFVERSGYSGLFLPGFHPPLFKDPLLATLAEAKLNFIDHVVGNQPEDEMLPVVEWYRRNLLFHRFWSVDDKQLKTEFSSLRSIVVANHEETVKMPINEPAMGKKKSQIQEYVEYYGGPGVQHIAMNTSDIITAIRNLKARGTDFMSVPDTYYEQLKERLRESKVKIEEDLNVLQELKILVDFDDQGYLLQIFTKPVQDRPTVFFEVIQRHNHQGFGAGNFKSLFEAIEADQHSRGNLIALVPNGVSKNI; the protein is encoded by the exons ACAACGTACAACGACAAAGGCGAGAAG CACGAACAAGGCCAGTTCCTCTGCTTCGATCATTTGACATTCTGGGTCGGAAATGCCAAACAG GCAGCATCCTTTTACTGCAAcaaactgggatttgaaccataTGCTTATCAAGGATTGGAGACAGGACATCGAGATGTGGTCTCCCACGcagtcaaacaaaaaaag ATCATTTATGTCTTCTCATCTGCCCTCAATCCCggaaacaaag aaatgggAGATCATTTAGTCAAACACGGGGACGGCGTTAGAGACATCGCCTTTTCGGTGGAAAACTGCGACGCCTTGGTGCAG aAAGCCAAAGAAAGGGGAGCCACCATTGTAAAAGAGCCTTACACTCTGGAGGACAAGCATGGCAAAGTCAGACTGGCTGTGCTCCAAACG TATGGCGACACCACGCACACATTTGTGGAGAGGTCGGGGTATAGCGGCCTCTTCTTGCCGGGTTTCCATCCACCGCTTTTCAAGGACCCCCTGCTGGCCACATT AGCCGAGGCCAAACTGAATTTCATCGATCACGTGGTGGGAAACCAACCGGAGGATGAGATGCTTCCAGTCGTGGAATG GTATCGGAGGAATCTTCTTTTTCACCGCTTTTGGTCGGTGGACGATAAGCAGCTGAAGACAGAGTTCAGTTCGTTACGCTCCATTGTCGTCGCCAACCACGAAGAGACGGTGAAGATGCCCATCAATGAGCCGGCCATGGGCAAGAAGAAGtctcaaatccag GAGTATGTGGAGTACTACGGTGGTCCAGGTGTGCAACACATTGCTATGAACACATCGGATATAATCACAGCT ATTCGCAACTTAAAAGCACGTGGGACGGATTTTATGTCAGTGCCTGACACTTACTATGAGCAACTGAAGGAGAGGTTAAGAGAGTCCAAGGTGAAAATCGAAGAAGACTTGAACGTCCTGCAG GAGCTGAAAATCCTGGTGGACTTTGACGACCAGGGCTACTTACTTCAAATCTTCACCAAGCCGGTCCAGGACCGTCCCACGGTCTTCTTTGAGGTCATTCAGAGACATAATCACCAG GGCTTTGGCGCGGGAAACTTCAAATCTCTTTTCGAAGCCATCGAAGCGGATCAACACTCCAGAGGAAATTTGATCGCCCTCGTACCAAATGGCGTGTCCAAAAATATTTGA